In a single window of the Nerophis ophidion isolate RoL-2023_Sa unplaced genomic scaffold, RoL_Noph_v1.0 HiC_scaffold_367, whole genome shotgun sequence genome:
- the LOC133548056 gene encoding ubiquitin-associated protein 2-like isoform X3: MSQIDCLFSGAGGRGRGRAAMGNRFSQGMGTFNPAEYGANAAGRHENWEGDANEPAEATATWGGNPEDWNSEEWNEDLSETKVFTSSSTPGNHNPPGHNVDLASLLPKSVGGCVESDLIDGPEDLGQSLVFTNSHHNGRTATHSYAHATANSYAHAASASTTYAHAALSSVLGSGFGSLSAPKTTPASDARTAEQLNGPRLSQRASQTSATPTSNSSVSKDAVPPAVPSPALASMPSVEIKPQRLDNGPVAGLQKMKLQPEPSAVLSQLVQRHQQSSILPSTEPLVLTHSHAPQVPTPPGHESSVLPLRDGASPGMKPPGVESPITEPPIRQLKTQKRRVPPPSKIPSSAVEMPGSADISGLNVQFGALDFGSETSTGTVDVAQKELSREKVSAPTVAMTAPTQQPQGSLFSKPPGSGSEHMNTQPPLPSAVAESSFPSPSLGLPSVTPSPSLGLPGSAAPPSTAATTLGKRVESGGPRSLPPHLAFSQNKDNPVSAAAPLTNGYCGINTQSPQDATQSARTVKTESPIILGHSGPANHTPSPATITSHSAPIPSLNSHVSSSPSSGPTHTTSSSLQASNEESASNLHAFSTSSSQPLNATNPSSVLMTVSSTSGNVLHPSGAPGLTPNGTNGMLSAANSRTAPLLTTTSGKAPPNLAQGVPPVLASQYIMGPGGLFHAYPQQIYGFEELQMLQSRLPMDYYGVTFPGTTATMPGRDGLANNPYTGEATKFGRNDSSSPAPPTSLSTAGVQSQALQAPQAGTQGQGQGQNQGQQAQNQAFLNPPLPPGCGYTGLPYYTGMPGVPSAFQYGPTVFVPPTSAKQPAMGLANPSNQYHQHQPSYGQHAYGTAFDDLSQAHGGEYSKGGYGGSAQSQAKTAGSGPGKAPGLSGSGTSGGVPDMNASIYSKTQSFDKQGFHTGTPPPFNLPSALGGTGAMNPGGPPGYGPGPFLHILPPHQQPHSQLLHHHLTQDSQGGPGQRSQSSSMQQKSQGSKSSYGSSPYWGN, encoded by the exons ATGTCACAGATTGATTGTTTGTTCTCAGGGGCAGGTGGTAGAGGCAGAGGAAGAGCAGCTATGGGCAACAGGTTCTCCCAGGGGATGGG CACCTTTAACCCGGCTGAGTACGGCGCCAACGCTGCTGGTCGCCACGAAAATTGGGAAGGCGATGCGAACGAGCCTGCTGAGGCAACTG caacatgGGGAGGCAACCCAGAAGACTGGAATTCAGAAGAATGGAATGAAGAC TTGTCAGAGACCAAAGTATTCACTTCCTCTTCCACTCCAGGAAACCACAACCCACCTGGACACAA TGTGGACCTGGCCAGTCTCCTGCCAAAGTCTGTGGGGGGTTGTGTTGAGTCAGACCTAATTGATGGGCCTGAGGATTTGGGCCAAAGCCTAGTTTTTACCAACTCCCACCACAATGGCCGCACAGCAACACACAGCTACGCCCATGCTACAGCCAACAGTTACGCCCACGCCGCCTCCGCTAGCACCACCTATGCGCATGCTGCCCTG TCCTCGGTCCTAGGCTCTGGTTTTGGATCTCTGAGCGCACCAAAGACGACGCCCGCATCGGACGCAAGGACAGCAGAGCAGCTCAATGGGCCTCGACTTAGTCAGAGAGCGAGTCAGACTTCGGCCACCCCCACCAGCAACAGTAGCGTTTCCAAAGATGCAGTGCCGCCTGCGGTACCAAGTCCAGCTCTTGCCTCCATGCCCTCGGTGGAAATCAAACCTCAGAGACTAGACAACGGACCTGTTGCTGGCCTACAAA AGATGAAGCTTCAACCAGAACCATCAGCGGTGCTCAGCCAGCTAGTGCAGAGGCATCAACAATCATCCATTCTTCCCTCTACAGAGCCTCTGGTTCTGACTCATTCACATGCTCCTCAAGTGCCCACACCACCAG GTCATGAGTCCTCAGTCCTCCCTCTAAGAGATGGGGCCTCTCCAGGAATGAAACCGCCTGGAGTGGAATCGCCCATCACAGAGCCTCCCATTCGACAGCTCAAGACACAGAAGCGCAGAGTGCCACCACCCTCGAAG ATCCCTTCATCAGCAGTAGAGATGCCGGGCTCAGCCGACATTTCGGGCCTTAATGTTCAGTTTGGAGCTCTGGATTTTGGTTCCGAGACTAGCACCGGGACAGTGGATGTGGCCCAGAAAGAGTTATCCAGGGAAAAGGTTTCAGCACCTACAGTGGCCATGACTGCCCCCACACAGCAGCCACAGGGCAGCCTGTTTTCCAAGCCTCCAGGATCTGGAAG CGAACACATGAACACCCAGCCCCCTCTTCCTTCTGCTGTGGCGGAGTCCAGCTTCCCCTCACCATCCTTGGGCTTACCCAGTGTCACGCCCTCTCCCTCCCTGGGTCTCCCTGGGTCAGCCGCACCGCCCTCCACCGCAGCTACGACACTTGGCAAGCGTGTAGAGAGCGGCGGACCCCGATCCCTGCCGCCACACCTGGCCTTCTCTCAGAACAAAGACAACCCTGTATCTGCAGCTGCACCTCTCACC AATGGTTACTGTGGTATAAACACGCAGAGTCCACAGGATG ctacaCAATCGGCAAGAACTGTGAAAACAGAATCTCCAATAATATTGGGGCACAGCGGCCCCGCCAATCACACACCTTCTCCTGCCACCATTACCTCCCACTCAGCGCCCATTCCCTCACTCAACAG CCATGTTAGCAGTTCTCCCTCATCTGGACCAACCCACACTACAAGCTCCTCTCTCCAG GCAAGCAACGAGGAGAGCGCCAGCAATCTCCACGCCTTTTCCACGTCGTCCAGCCAGCCCCTCAATGCCACCAATCCCTCCTCAGTTCTCATGACTGTCAGCAGTACCAGCGGCAATGTCCTGCACCCGTCGGGAGCGCCGGGCCTGACTCCTAACGGCACAAACGGAATGCTATCAGCTGCCAATAGCCGCACCGCGCCACTGCTCACCACCACTTCCG GAAAAGCTCCTCCGAACTTAGCCCAAGGAGTGCCCCCTGTGCTGGCCAGTCAGTACATCATGGGCCCCGGTGGCTTGTTCCATGCTTACCcg CAGCAGATCTACGGCTTCGAAGAATTGCAGATGCTGCAATCTCGCCTCCCTATG GACTACTATGGTGTAACATTCCCTGGTACTACAGCTACCATGCCTGGAAGAGATGGGCTTGCCAATAATCCTTACACAG GTGAGGCCACAAAGTTTGGCAGGAACGACTCTTCGTCTCCGGCCCCGCCAACCAGCTTGTCCACAGCTGGCGTACAGTCTCAGGCCCTACAGGCGCCCCAGGCTGGTACACAGGGCCAGGGTCAAGGGCAGAACCAAGGCCAACAGGCTCAGAACCAGGCTTTCCTCAACCCCCCGCTTCCCCCTGGCTGTGGATACACCG GTCTCCCGTACTACACCGGCATGCCCGGAGTTCCTTCGGCCTTCCAGTACGGCCCCACCGTCTTTGTGCCTCCTACTTCAGCCAAGCAACCTGCGATGGGCCTTGCGAATCCTTCCAATCAATACCACCAACATCAGCCCAGTTATGGACAACATGCGTATGGCACAG CCTTTGACGACCTGTCTCAAGCCCACGGTGGGGAGTACAGTAAGGGAGGGTACGGAGGCTCTGCCCAGTCTCAAGCCAAGACGGCGGGCAGCGGCCCAGGGAAAG CACCAGGGCTGTCTGGATCCGGCACCAGTGGAGGAGTCCCTGACATGAACGCATCAATCTACAGCAAAACACAG TCATTTGACAAACAGGGGTTCCACACAGGGACGCCGCCTCCCTTCAACCTGCCCTCAGCCCTAGGGGGAACAGGGGCCATGAACCCCGGGGGCCCCCCAGGTTACGGCCCTGGTCCCTTCCTGCACATACTGCCTCCTCATCAGCAGCCCCATTCGCAGCTGTTACATCACCACCTGACACAGGACAGTCAG GGTGGTCCTGGTCAGCGCAGTCAGTCCAGCAGCATGCAGCAGAAAAGCCAAGGCAGCAAGTCCAGTTACGGCAGCTCCCCCTACTGGGGCAACTGA